The genomic interval GAAAAAACACGAGGTCGTGAACCTGGATGTAAAACACAACAATGCAACCGGAAATAAAGTTAGACAATTCAAAGACAAGGCCACTTACTGTACTTTGAACTACCCCCTTTCATAAAACTCACTGCtcagagatatatatatatatatatatatataatataatataatataatataatataatataattcaaCAACAAATGTAAGCAACtgtaaaattcattaaaatgcaGTAACTCTCTACAGGACACTGGTTTGGAGGAATTTTAGATAAAAGAATTAGTCGAAttagcagaacagagcagagccaAAGCAAGGCAAAGCAAATGAAGACAAAAGAAGAAGTAATTGGAAAAAGTTAGAAAGTCTGTTAGAACTGATCTGCAGGAAGTCAGTGAGCAAGAAAGCAGAAATTGAGGGTGGGTCAAAGCACACGGGTCTTGCCCAGGTAGAGGGCGTCCGCCCCTTTACCTGCTGTTGCCCTAACAGGGGTTTTGGGTGACTCAATCACATCCCGGTGAATGGATTTAGGCCTTGGCTTTCTTTGCTTGGCTGCGGCTGGCCGAGCTTTCACCAGCATGTCCATGTCCTCCATGAGCTTGAGCTGCTTTCTTCTCAGGTACTCCTGCTTGATGAACTCCCGCCTggctttctcctcctccttcttcagcCGATCTTCCTCTGCCTTTAATCTGGCAAAAAGAAGCAGCAGAAAGCTTTTCAGACATGCATCATAGAAATATTATGTAAACAGACATAATATGCTGGGTAGGGCCTCACCTAGCCTCCTCTTTCTTCTGCTCCATCTCAGCCTCGAGCTGCTGCTTCCTCTGCTGATTCTCCCGCTCCCTTCTCTGCCTCTTCTCCAGCAGGGCAGCTCGCTTCAGTGCCATGCTGTCCTCCCCCTTCATGTCATCCTGTTAATTAATAGATGCGAAAACAACGTAAACACAAAGGCTGAAGAAGTCACCCAACATTTGAGAACAATAAATGCTTTCGCTCACCAGGGACACTGTGGCGTGTAAACAGTCTAATCCCATCTACAGTGTTTAAGACAATAGTCTATAATTAACTTTATTACTAAATTACGACTGCATGTGTTTAATTCTCAGAACTAGTCTGAGCTACAGCTACATGTGGTTAATTATATACTCACAGATAAACCAAGTTGGAATTCAAactaaagcattttttttctttcaatccTGCTGTTCTTGAGTCTAGGCCCAGCCTGACTTACATAAACatgtaaattaattattatCCCCAGTTTAATGACCTAGATAAAACAGTCTAAGTTACTCAGTTAAATACTTCTTCTACCACAAGTTCCTAAAGCCTGtacatgttgttgttctttcaaaTTGAACCTGcgccgcggcaatgagagcgaaggatcctgctgctggaccaccaggagactCCTAAAGCCTGTACATGTTAGGGTCTTCTAAAGCCTGAACATGTTAACTAGACAACATCCGACATCACCTGGTTAAATGTTCAAACAACTTTACAGACCTGCTAATGCACTGATTGCTGAGCAGTGAAGAGATATTATGAGAGGCAATGCAATACCACTAGAAATAAAAGTGACAGCACCCTCCAGTGTTACTGCCAAGCATCAGATAAATGAGCAAAATGACTGCGTGtaataacactacacacaattatCTACATTTTCCACTGGTTCCAATTAGAATggctttttataaaagtattttCTCTCAAAACCCACACATGACAAAATGGTTAAATTACAAATTGCTATTCCTGAAAAATGAATGAGGTTAGAGGAAGACCAAAGCTGTTTCAAAATAAAGGAGACAGATGGTTGTTGACCTGCGCAACCAGGCAATAATGTTACAATTACAAAGCAGCTAGAAATACCTGTGAGCATCATCAGGCCCATAAGAGATAATTTCCCAAACCTTATATTTTTCCAGTTGCCAGGAAATGGACCTACAAGCTGGACCTGTCTGCCCACTcagtgaagaggaagatgacGTTTTAAATACTGTCAGTTCTGTGTAtcaaaatattaacaaattGCTGATTTAAATAACAATAACTCTGAACAGGAAAAAGATGACTGAATTATTAGGGTCggtttcattttattcaacatAACTGGTCTTTGTCCTGCAAGCTTAATATCTGACTGCACCATCTACATCAGATACCTCAGAGTGGCAAGTAGACTGTTATTAATTATCATGTTATATAATACAATCACATAACAATACTGACTTGATTCCACTGTTATAAGGAAAAGATTTTAGAGCTTTGTGTCATGTCATGACTGAGCTATCATTTGCAAACTAGCCGACATGATCCATTATTTAAATCAGAGAAATGTAAGCATAATTAGCTAATGTAATATaccaaatgaaaataaagctctgaaaagtttggacacctaTAGCAAATTACTAGTCTTATATCTTCTGTTCATTCTGTCAGTgcactttgtttaaaaaaagaagtgacTGACTCTATGATCTTAGCTAACATTTGTAGTTGCTTGATAACCAATCATAAATTGTTATGAAACATAGCCAGTGTTAGCTGGTTTGTCATCACATTGTTTGTTTGCTAGCTATAATATCAGAACAAAAAGCTACAGCTTAGACATCAAAATGAGAAACATACCAGAAAAGATTATATCCAATTAACTCTTCACTGAAGGTCTGTTTTCAAGAGTTTACAGTAGAACAAGACATGGTGTTGCTAAAGAACTGATAAGTACTCTAAATGGTGTCCACATTAATGAGAGCTGACTACATGGTCCAAAACTGTCAGCCACCTTTTCAACCACACACTTTCATTCATTATCAGATAAGTCATATAAAACGCATTTATCGTAGGGAAAAATATTAGGGGAGATATCATTATGAGCAAAAATAATTTGTGGCGATCCAAAATGTACAGTCAAGTTGTTGCCTTTTGCTAACATGGGAATGGGCGCAGTTAATGCTTTTAGTacagccactagagggcctGCTACTGTATCAGCCAATCACTACAAAATTCATTCATGAAACATTTAGTCAGGTGAAGCAGCATGTTCGACCACTGTGTTATTCTGAGAAAAGGAATTCCTTCCAAAAGGATTTTAAGAAGAATCTCCAAGCTTGGAACTTGAAAAAACCATCAATTTGTGAATATGGCCCAAGATCATATGTGGAAGTGTAATATTCATTCTCTGAGGAAAAACTGACCATTCTACAGCTTCAGATATACAAAACCGATgagtatttgatatattattacCTTAAAGAAGAATCCACAGCACATCTTCTGGTCATCATCCAGGCTCTCTCCTGTTGTCAGACTCTCTCCAGCATCTTCCAACTCCTGTCCATCCAGAGGCTTTAGGATTGATAGTGGCACTTCGATcaagtttttgttgttttgaatAACTGAATCTACTGGCTTCTCAGTAGGCGTTACGGTGAATGTTTCTTTTACAGCTTGGGACAACACCTCAGAAACACTGGATTCCACTGTGGGCTTAATTTCTCCTTCTGGTTTTCCTTCAGCCTTCATCTCTCCATTTTCCTCCACAGTGTTCTCTAACTCCTTGTTTCTTGAGACTGCAAGGTCTCGTTCAGTTTCAGGCTGTTGTGTGTCTTTGGTGGGTAAAGTGAGATCAGAAGCAGCAACTTCTGTACACAAGGGTTCAGCTTGCATATTATTTTTGCTTGGTTTTGTGTCATTTCCCATATATGCAAAGGAGCTAGATACAGACTGAGAGGGTGAGAATCTGCGCAGACGGGGTATGCTGTCTACAGACTGGGGTACAGTAAGAACTCGGTTGAACGGAGTGATCTTTAGCTCAGTAGGCCTGGGTGTCCGTGGAGTTTTGGAGTGGAAGGAAGCTGACTTCCTCTTGATATTCGTTGGGGAGCGATGGGTGACATGTGGGGAGTCAGCTGGTGAGGGGGATCCTGAGGAGCGTGTCCCGCTTCCTCTAAGCTCCCGTACCTGTTTTTGGGGCGAAggctgtgctggacacacaacCCAGGCCTGCTGTTCCCGCATTTGCATGATGATCTCCTGCTGCTGGGCTAGCCGCTGCATTTCTGCCTGCAAAAAGCTCAGAGAATTGTTCAACTTCTCGATAGAACGTGTGTACTCCAGTAAGTCTGCCTCAGACGTGCTCTCCTCACCAAGGGACTTGACAGGAGACTTTTCTGGAGATTTTACAGTATCATTTAGTGTCTTGGTACCCTCTGAGCTTGTGGTATATTCCTGGATGGGTGAGGCACTATCATTCTTTCTCTTGACCACTGTGAGAAAGGCACTGCGCCCCATCTTTTGCCTGTGACGTGTAAAGGCAGCTTCTACCTTTTTCTTCTGAGCTTCTATGGCTCGACGCTTCTCTTCCAGCCGCATGCGAAGCTGCACCATTTCGGCGGCCATGGCCTGCGCCGGATCCCTCTGTGGCTGGTGGGCAGGGCTTGTCTCTGGTGAGGGGGCCCAGGAGACTGAGTGGGAAAGGTTGAGGTCTGAACTGTCTGGAGTGGTCCCCTGAGAGGTGCCACCTTTGGACTCTGCATTTGGATTGagttttttaaacttttgttCTGCAAAGCTGGTCATTTTTACTCCCATGGGGGTATCAGGTATGGGAGACTTGGTGCCAACACTGCTGGGATAAGAACTGATGGAATCCTGGCAGGGACTTGCTCTAGCCTCAAAGCACTGGTCTGCATCTAACTCTATACTTGTTGTGCAGTCTCTCAGTGATGAGTCCTCATCCAGGGTCTCTTGGATATCTTCTGTCTTTACGTGGATTCCAGTGTCCACCTCTGTAGTCGAAGCACTCGAAACACACATGGCCTCTGACACAGAATCTCCTTCTTCAGCTTGCGTTTTGGGTGTCAGCTCTCCTTTGGTCTGCATGtgaaggaagaaaccttcattTTCAGCCTCAACCCTGGTGCCCTCCTGTTGCTTTTCTGAATTATGGATTATTTCCAGGGCTTCCTCAATGCTAGTTTGTGTCGTGCCATTCAGACCACCATGCTGAATTTCCACAAGGGTATCTGGACAGCCCTCTTCCTCAATACCAATGTTTTGCCCATTGATAGGTTGGAAGGACAGGTTTCGCTTCATTCCCTTGGCGACTTTGAGCCCAAATCCCTCAGTACTTACAGATCTGGTCATACCCCGTTTGGGTTGTGTAGTAGTTTGGGTGGTGGTGTCCTTATCAAATGGGATGTCAAAGGACACTCCCTGAGTCCCTGACCTACACAAAGGACAAAGGATCTGTAAAGTGTACTTAGCACAGGTTTCAATATGTTTGTAATCTTTCTAATAAATACAGTGGTATTGAATAATGTGCCCAAAGTATTCATACCTCCTCTCCTTGGGCCAAGTCCCCAAAAAGCTGTCAACAAACGACATGGAGGTTGATCTCCTGATCTCACCTAGACAGCATGCAAACAAGGGTTAATATACAGGTAATACACACTGTTGAGCAGGCCACAGAAAGGAAAATGATTTTCAAATCTTTTCTGAAACCAGCTTACCTGAGTTTGATGCCAAAGGTTGCTGTCCAAGCGGGAGGCTAAAAGTTATGTGCATATGTTAGTGAGGCACAGAATCACAtgccagcaaaaaaaaaaacagagtctAAAGACTCTTAAGCTGTTAAAGTTACTGTACCTTGGTCTGTTTGGACTTGGAGGTCTTTCCATGAAGCTTCTCTTTGTAACTTTTGAAATGGGCACAGATGGCACATTCTtcagtgatggagctggtgCTAAAGGCCACAGAAATGAAGGTCAGGTCATGCAGTTTTAAggcaaataattatttaaaacagcAAATTATGAATGTAAAATTTGATGTTGTTTTCTTTACCATCGTTGACCAAAACCTGAGGCTGCACAAAAGATGGCTTAACGACTTCAAACCACCAGAAGAGCTCAGCCATGAACACAAGGTAGTTGTTCTGTCAAAGCACAAAAATGTGATGCCAATGAGCAGGTGTGGGTTTACAAAGATTAGTGGAGTGTGTCCTCAAAGTCACCTCAAACCCAAGTTAAATTAGGCATAGCAAAGACAGCAGAGATGTACTCTGGAGCTAAACGGACTAAAGTGTGCAGTGTGGGGATAATTCACACATTTGTAACTTGTCTTTCTATATACTTTTAAATCATGATTACTGGACATTAGACAGTAACTGAACCCCAGATTTCCTCACTCTTATATCATCAGtgactgatctcactaatgctcttgttgcTGAATGGCCACAGTCACGGTCCAAAGtcttgtggaaagctttcccagacgAGTGGAGCTCATCATAACTGCAAAGGGGGACTAATTATATAATGGGATgctcaacaagcacatatgaatGTGACTGGTCAGGTGTCCAGAAACATTTTGTAATATACTCTACATTTTCGATACATTTACTAAAAGTCAGTAGACCACATGCCATCAAAAGTCTTTCTTAAAAGAAGAAGGTagtagctaactagctagctggACCTATATAAACAAAACCTATGTGAAACAAATGCAAATATTCAAACATGACTA from Hemibagrus wyckioides isolate EC202008001 linkage group LG10, SWU_Hwy_1.0, whole genome shotgun sequence carries:
- the camsap2a gene encoding calmodulin-regulated spectrin-associated protein 2a isoform X9, coding for MGDLSQSSHWKKTFIVPAIKSFDHYDFNRAKIRASLKWLVAKAFGTESIPDKLKDPFYTDQYEQEHVKPPVVDLLLSAELYCRAGSLILKSDAAKPLLGHDAVIQALAQKGLYVTVHERLVTERDLSMRPIQMSAHLALIDTLMMAYTVETVSMDKVVVCMQQYSTDCADGDVPYDTEDGVISWMNKVNEYLKEIIIQEQSRREAQRAEPLEIPKARYRKEQTLPKTVPWIPPVDNLLKDSTDGCALAALLHFYCPDLIKLEDVCLKESMSLADSLYNLQLVQDFCREHLNHCCHFSLEDMVYASSSIKNNYLVFMAELFWWFEVVKPSFVQPQVLVNDAPAPSLKNVPSVPISKVTKRSFMERPPSPNRPSLPLGQQPLASNSGEIRRSTSMSFVDSFLGTWPKERRSGTQGVSFDIPFDKDTTTQTTTQPKRGMTRSVSTEGFGLKVAKGMKRNLSFQPINGQNIGIEEEGCPDTLVEIQHGGLNGTTQTSIEEALEIIHNSEKQQEGTRVEAENEGFFLHMQTKGELTPKTQAEEGDSVSEAMCVSSASTTEVDTGIHVKTEDIQETLDEDSSLRDCTTSIELDADQCFEARASPCQDSISSYPSSVGTKSPIPDTPMGVKMTSFAEQKFKKLNPNAESKGGTSQGTTPDSSDLNLSHSVSWAPSPETSPAHQPQRDPAQAMAAEMVQLRMRLEEKRRAIEAQKKKVEAAFTRHRQKMGRSAFLTVVKRKNDSASPIQEYTTSSEGTKTLNDTVKSPEKSPVKSLGEESTSEADLLEYTRSIEKLNNSLSFLQAEMQRLAQQQEIIMQMREQQAWVVCPAQPSPQKQVRELRGSGTRSSGSPSPADSPHVTHRSPTNIKRKSASFHSKTPRTPRPTELKITPFNRVLTVPQSVDSIPRLRRFSPSQSVSSSFAYMGNDTKPSKNNMQAEPLCTEVAASDLTLPTKDTQQPETERDLAVSRNKELENTVEENGEMKAEGKPEGEIKPTVESSVSEVLSQAVKETFTVTPTEKPVDSVIQNNKNLIEVPLSILKPLDGQELEDAGESLTTGESLDDDQKMCCGFFFKDDMKGEDSMALKRAALLEKRQRRERENQQRKQQLEAEMEQKKEEARLKAEEDRLKKEEEKARREFIKQEYLRRKQLKLMEDMDMLVKARPAAAKQRKPRPKSIHRDVIESPKTPVRATAGSRPRVFSVSSISLASLNLGDNDSVSSDKRTPSRPDSADSFLSPSRSGSHNGEKDWENASTTSSVTSITEYTGPKLYKEPSAKSNKHIIQNALAHCCLAGKVNEGQKNKILEEMEKSQANNFLILFRDSGCQFRAVYTYCPDTEQMNKLAGIGPKSITRKMIDGLFKYNSDRKQFSQIPAKTMSASVDAITIHSHLWQTKKPGTPKKVAPNKS
- the camsap2a gene encoding calmodulin-regulated spectrin-associated protein 2a isoform X10, which encodes MGDLSQSSHWKKTFIVPAIKSFDHYDFNRAKIRASLKWLVAKAFGTESIPDKLKDPFYTDQYEQEHVKPPVVDLLLSAELYCRAGSLILKSDAAKPLLGHDAVIQALAQKGLYVTVHERLVTERDLSMRPIQMSAHLALIDTLMMAYTVETVSMDKVVVCMQQYSTDCADGDVPYDTEDGVISWMNKVNEYLKEIIIQEQSRREAQRAEPLEIPKARYRKEQTLPKTVPWIPPVDNLLKDSTDGCALAALLHFYCPDLIKLEDVCLKESMSLADSLYNLQLVQDFCREHLNHCCHFSLEDMVYASSSIKNNYLVFMAELFWWFEVVKPSFVQPQVLVNDAPAPSLKNVPSVPISKVTKRSFMERPPSPNRPSLPLGQQPLASNSGEIRRSTSMSFVDSFLGTWPKERRSGTQGVSFDIPFDKDTTTQTTTQPKRGMTRSVSTEGFGLKVAKGMKRNLSFQPINGQNIGIEEEGCPDTLVEIQHGGLNGTTQTSIEEALEIIHNSEKQQEGTRVEAENEGFFLHMQTKGELTPKTQAEEGDSVSEAMCVSSASTTEVDTGIHVKTEDIQETLDEDSSLRDCTTSIELDADQCFEARASPCQDSISSYPSSVGTKSPIPDTPMGVKMTSFAEQKFKKLNPNAESKGGTSQGTTPDSSDLNLSHSVSWAPSPETSPAHQPQRDPAQAMAAEMVQLRMRLEEKRRAIEAQKKKVEAAFTRHRQKMGRSAFLTVVKRKNDSASPIQEYTTSSEGTKTLNDTVKSPEKSPVKSLGEESTSEADLLEYTRSIEKLNNSLSFLQAEMQRLAQQQEIIMQMREQQAWVVCPAQPSPQKQVRELRGSGTRSSGSPSPADSPHVTHRSPTNIKRKSASFHSKTPRTPRPTELKITPFNRVLTVPQSVDSIPRLRRFSPSQSVSSSFAYMGNDTKPSKNNMQAEPLCTEVAASDLTLPTKDTQQPETERDLAVSRNKELENTVEENGEMKAEGKPEGEIKPTVESSVSEVLSQAVKETFTVTPTEKPVDSVIQNNKNLIEVPLSILKPLDGQELEDAGESLTTGESLDDDQKMCCGFFFKDDMKGEDSMALKRAALLEKRQRRERENQQRKQQLEAEMEQKKEEARLKAEEDRLKKEEEKARREFIKQEYLRRKQLKLMEDMDMLVKARPAAAKQRKPRPKSIHRDVIESPKTPVRATAGSRPRVFSVSSISLASLNLGDNDSVSSDKRTPRSNSLASGSLYGFLSSPRVRRRRPDSADSFLSPSRSGSHNGEKDWENASTTSSVTSITEYTGPKLYKEPSAKSNKHIIQNALAHCCLAGKVNEGQKNKILEEMEKSQANNFLILFRDSGCQFRAVYTYCPDTEQMNKLAGIGPKSITRKMIDGLFKYNSDRKQFSQIPAKTMSASVDAITIHSHLWQTKKPGTPKKVAPNKS
- the camsap2a gene encoding calmodulin-regulated spectrin-associated protein 2a isoform X4 gives rise to the protein MGDLSQSSHWKKTFIVPAIKSFDHYDFNRAKIRASLKWLVAKAFGTESIPDKLKDPFYTDQYEQEHVKPPVVDLLLSAELYCRAGSLILKSDAAKPLLGHDAVIQALAQKGLYVTVHERLVTERDLSMRPIQMSAHLALIDTLMMAYTVETVSMDKVVVCMQQYSTDCADGDVPYDTEDGVISWMNKVNEYLKEIIIQEQSRREAQRAEPLEIPKARYRKEQTLPKTVPWIPPVDNLLKDSTDGCALAALLHFYCPDLIKLEDVCLKESMSLADSLYNLQLVQDFCREHLNHCCHFSLEDMVYASSSIKNNYLVFMAELFWWFEVVKPSFVQPQVLVNDAPAPSLKNVPSVPISKVTKRSFMERPPSPNRPSLPLGQQPLASNSGEIRRSTSMSFVDSFLGTWPKERRSGTQGVSFDIPFDKDTTTQTTTQPKRGMTRSVSTEGFGLKVAKGMKRNLSFQPINGQNIGIEEEGCPDTLVEIQHGGLNGTTQTSIEEALEIIHNSEKQQEGTRVEAENEGFFLHMQTKGELTPKTQAEEGDSVSEAMCVSSASTTEVDTGIHVKTEDIQETLDEDSSLRDCTTSIELDADQCFEARASPCQDSISSYPSSVGTKSPIPDTPMGVKMTSFAEQKFKKLNPNAESKGGTSQGTTPDSSDLNLSHSVSWAPSPETSPAHQPQRDPAQAMAAEMVQLRMRLEEKRRAIEAQKKKVEAAFTRHRQKMGRSAFLTVVKRKNDSASPIQEYTTSSEGTKTLNDTVKSPEKSPVKSLGEESTSEADLLEYTRSIEKLNNSLSFLQAEMQRLAQQQEIIMQMREQQAWVVCPAQPSPQKQVRELRGSGTRSSGSPSPADSPHVTHRSPTNIKRKSASFHSKTPRTPRPTELKITPFNRVLTVPQSVDSIPRLRRFSPSQSVSSSFAYMGNDTKPSKNNMQAEPLCTEVAASDLTLPTKDTQQPETERDLAVSRNKELENTVEENGEMKAEGKPEGEIKPTVESSVSEVLSQAVKETFTVTPTEKPVDSVIQNNKNLIEVPLSILKPLDGQELEDAGESLTTGESLDDDQKMCCGFFFKDDMKGEDSMALKRAALLEKRQRRERENQQRKQQLEAEMEQKKEEARLKAEEDRLKKEEEKARREFIKQEYLRRKQLKLMEDMDMLVKARPAAAKQRKPRPKSIHRDVIESPKTPVRATAGSRPRVFSVSSISLASLNLGDNDSVSSDKRTPRSNSLASGSLYGFLSSPRVRRRSRPDSADSFLSPSRSGSHNGEKDWENASTTSSVTSITEYTGPKLYKEPSAKSNKHIIQNALAHCCLAGKVNEGQKNKILEEMEKSQANNFLILFRDSGCQFRAVYTYCPDTEQMNKLAGIGPKSITRKMIDGLFKYNSDRKQFSQIPAKTMSASVDAITIHSHLWQTKKPGTPKKVAPNKS
- the camsap2a gene encoding calmodulin-regulated spectrin-associated protein 2a isoform X2; this translates as MGDLSQSSHWKKTFIVPAIKSFDHYDFNRAKIRASLKWLVAKAFGTESIPDKLKDPFYTDQYEQEHVKPPVVDLLLSAELYCRAGSLILKSDAAKPLLGHDAVIQALAQKGLYVTVHERLVTERDLSMRPIQMSAHLALIDTLMMAYTVETVSMDKVVVCMQQYSTDCADGDVPYDTEDGVISWMNKVNEYLKEIIIQEQSRREAQRAEPLEIPKSPTKWYMKLVPARYRKEQTLPKTVPWIPPVDNLLKDSTDGCALAALLHFYCPDLIKLEDVCLKESMSLADSLYNLQLVQDFCREHLNHCCHFSLEDMVYASSSIKNNYLVFMAELFWWFEVVKPSFVQPQVLVNDAPAPSLKNVPSVPISKVTKRSFMERPPSPNRPSLPLGQQPLASNSGEIRRSTSMSFVDSFLGTWPKERRSGTQGVSFDIPFDKDTTTQTTTQPKRGMTRSVSTEGFGLKVAKGMKRNLSFQPINGQNIGIEEEGCPDTLVEIQHGGLNGTTQTSIEEALEIIHNSEKQQEGTRVEAENEGFFLHMQTKGELTPKTQAEEGDSVSEAMCVSSASTTEVDTGIHVKTEDIQETLDEDSSLRDCTTSIELDADQCFEARASPCQDSISSYPSSVGTKSPIPDTPMGVKMTSFAEQKFKKLNPNAESKGGTSQGTTPDSSDLNLSHSVSWAPSPETSPAHQPQRDPAQAMAAEMVQLRMRLEEKRRAIEAQKKKVEAAFTRHRQKMGRSAFLTVVKRKNDSASPIQEYTTSSEGTKTLNDTVKSPEKSPVKSLGEESTSEADLLEYTRSIEKLNNSLSFLQAEMQRLAQQQEIIMQMREQQAWVVCPAQPSPQKQVRELRGSGTRSSGSPSPADSPHVTHRSPTNIKRKSASFHSKTPRTPRPTELKITPFNRVLTVPQSVDSIPRLRRFSPSQSVSSSFAYMGNDTKPSKNNMQAEPLCTEVAASDLTLPTKDTQQPETERDLAVSRNKELENTVEENGEMKAEGKPEGEIKPTVESSVSEVLSQAVKETFTVTPTEKPVDSVIQNNKNLIEVPLSILKPLDGQELEDAGESLTTGESLDDDQKMCCGFFFKDDMKGEDSMALKRAALLEKRQRRERENQQRKQQLEAEMEQKKEEARLKAEEDRLKKEEEKARREFIKQEYLRRKQLKLMEDMDMLVKARPAAAKQRKPRPKSIHRDVIESPKTPVRATAGSRPRVFSVSSISLASLNLGDNDSVSSDKRTPRSNSLASGSLYGFLSSPRVRRRRPDSADSFLSPSRSGSHNGEKDWENASTTSSVTSITEYTGPKLYKEPSAKSNKHIIQNALAHCCLAGKVNEGQKNKILEEMEKSQANNFLILFRDSGCQFRAVYTYCPDTEQMNKLAGIGPKSITRKMIDGLFKYNSDRKQFSQIPAKTMSASVDAITIHSHLWQTKKPGTPKKVAPNKS
- the camsap2a gene encoding calmodulin-regulated spectrin-associated protein 2a isoform X1; its protein translation is MGDLSQSSHWKKTFIVPAIKSFDHYDFNRAKIRASLKWLVAKAFGTESIPDKLKDPFYTDQYEQEHVKPPVVDLLLSAELYCRAGSLILKSDAAKPLLGHDAVIQALAQKGLYVTVHERLVTERDLSMRPIQMSAHLALIDTLMMAYTVETVSMDKVVVCMQQYSTDCADGDVPYDTEDGVISWMNKVNEYLKEIIIQEQSRREAQRAEPLEIPKSPTKWYMKLVPARYRKEQTLPKTVPWIPPVDNLLKDSTDGCALAALLHFYCPDLIKLEDVCLKESMSLADSLYNLQLVQDFCREHLNHCCHFSLEDMVYASSSIKNNYLVFMAELFWWFEVVKPSFVQPQVLVNDAPAPSLKNVPSVPISKVTKRSFMERPPSPNRPSLPLGQQPLASNSGEIRRSTSMSFVDSFLGTWPKERRSGTQGVSFDIPFDKDTTTQTTTQPKRGMTRSVSTEGFGLKVAKGMKRNLSFQPINGQNIGIEEEGCPDTLVEIQHGGLNGTTQTSIEEALEIIHNSEKQQEGTRVEAENEGFFLHMQTKGELTPKTQAEEGDSVSEAMCVSSASTTEVDTGIHVKTEDIQETLDEDSSLRDCTTSIELDADQCFEARASPCQDSISSYPSSVGTKSPIPDTPMGVKMTSFAEQKFKKLNPNAESKGGTSQGTTPDSSDLNLSHSVSWAPSPETSPAHQPQRDPAQAMAAEMVQLRMRLEEKRRAIEAQKKKVEAAFTRHRQKMGRSAFLTVVKRKNDSASPIQEYTTSSEGTKTLNDTVKSPEKSPVKSLGEESTSEADLLEYTRSIEKLNNSLSFLQAEMQRLAQQQEIIMQMREQQAWVVCPAQPSPQKQVRELRGSGTRSSGSPSPADSPHVTHRSPTNIKRKSASFHSKTPRTPRPTELKITPFNRVLTVPQSVDSIPRLRRFSPSQSVSSSFAYMGNDTKPSKNNMQAEPLCTEVAASDLTLPTKDTQQPETERDLAVSRNKELENTVEENGEMKAEGKPEGEIKPTVESSVSEVLSQAVKETFTVTPTEKPVDSVIQNNKNLIEVPLSILKPLDGQELEDAGESLTTGESLDDDQKMCCGFFFKDDMKGEDSMALKRAALLEKRQRRERENQQRKQQLEAEMEQKKEEARLKAEEDRLKKEEEKARREFIKQEYLRRKQLKLMEDMDMLVKARPAAAKQRKPRPKSIHRDVIESPKTPVRATAGSRPRVFSVSSISLASLNLGDNDSVSSDKRTPRSNSLASGSLYGFLSSPRVRRRSRPDSADSFLSPSRSGSHNGEKDWENASTTSSVTSITEYTGPKLYKEPSAKSNKHIIQNALAHCCLAGKVNEGQKNKILEEMEKSQANNFLILFRDSGCQFRAVYTYCPDTEQMNKLAGIGPKSITRKMIDGLFKYNSDRKQFSQIPAKTMSASVDAITIHSHLWQTKKPGTPKKVAPNKS